In one window of Mus pahari chromosome 3, PAHARI_EIJ_v1.1, whole genome shotgun sequence DNA:
- the Dlx2 gene encoding homeobox protein DLX-2, which yields MTGVFDSLVADMHSTQITASSTYHQHQQPPSGAGAGPGGNSNSSSSNSSLHKPQESPTLPVSTATDSSYYTNQQHPAGGGGGGASPYAHMGSYQYHASGLNNVSYSAKSSYDLGYTAAYTSYAPYGTSSSPVNNEPDKEDLEPEIRIVNGKPKKVRKPRTIYSSFQLAALQRRFQKTQYLALPERAELAASLGLTQTQVKIWFQNRRSKFKKMWKSGEIPTEQHPGASASPPCASPPVSAPASWDFGAPQRMAGGGPGSGGSGAGSSGSSPSSAASAFLGNYPWYHQASGSASHLQATAPLLHPSQTPQAHHHHHHHHHAGGGAPVSAGTIF from the exons ATGACTGGAGTCTTTGACAGTCTGGTGGCTGATATGCACTCGACCCAGATCACCGCCTCCAGCACgtaccaccagcaccagcagcccCCGAGCGGTGCGGGCGCCGGCCCTGGcggcaacagcaacagcagcagcagcaacagcagcctgCACAAGCCCCAGGAGTCGCCAACCCTCCCGGTGTCCACGGCTACGGACAGCAGCTACTACACCAACCAGCAGCAcccggcgggcggcggcggcgggggggcCTCGCCCTACGCGCACATGGGCTCCTACCAGTACCACGCCAGCGGCCTCAACAACGTCTCCTACTCCGCCAAAAGCAGCTACGACCTAGGCTACACCGCCGCGTACACCTCCTACGCGCCCTACGGCACCAGTTCGTCCCCGGTCAACAACGAGCCCG ACAAGGAAGACCTTGAGCCTGAAATCCGAATAGTGAACGGGAAGCCAAAGAAAGTCCGGAAACCACGCACCATCTACTCCAGTTTCCAGCTGGCGGCCCTTCAGCGACGCTTCCAAAAGACCCAGTATCTGGCCCTGCCGGAGCGAGCCGAGCTGGCGGCGTCCCTGGGCCTCACCCAAACTCAG gtCAAAATCTGGTTCCAGAACCGCCGATCCAAGTTCAAGAAGATGTGGAAAAGCGGCGAGATCCCCACGGAGCAGCACCCTGGAGCCAGCGCTTCTCCACCTTGTGCCTCCCCGCCGGTCTCGGCGCCAGCATCCTGGGACTTCGGCGCGCCGCAGCGGATGGCGGGCGGCGGCCCGGGCAGCGGAGGTAGCGGTGCGGGCAGCTCTGGCTCCAGCCCGAGCAGCGCCGCCTCGGCCTTTCTGGGAAACTACCCGTGGTACCACCAGGCTTCGGGCTCCGCTTCACACCTGCAGGCCACAGCGCCACTTCTGCATCCTTCGCAGACTCCGCAggcgcaccaccaccaccatcaccaccaccacgcAGGCGGGGGCGCCCCGGTGAGCGCGGGGACGATTTTCTAA